One stretch of Maylandia zebra isolate NMK-2024a linkage group LG13, Mzebra_GT3a, whole genome shotgun sequence DNA includes these proteins:
- the anxa11a gene encoding annexin A11a isoform X2 produces the protein MSYPGYPPQAGGYPPQAGGYPPQAGGYPPQPGAYPPQPGAYPPQAGGYPPQPGGYPPQAGGYPPQAGGYPPQAGGYPPQAGGYPQAPPQGSWGGGPTGGYPSIGLDGLSNPGYNPGMPGGTMPPQQNQGPAMGYPGQPGQPMPGYPGAPSPNPSMPGYGGAPAPMPGYPNAPSANPSMPAYGGGGAMPIAPPINRGFRGTIKDFPGADPLKDAEVLRKAMKGFGTDEQAIIELLGSRSNKQRVPLLRSYKTAYGKDLIKDLHSELSGDFRKLVMAMLKTPTEFDASELNSSIKGAGTDEACLIEILSSRSNAEIKEINRIYKQEYKKSLEDSISGDTSGHFRRLLVSLAQGNRDERENVDISLAKQDAQALYAAGENKLGTDESKFNAILCARSKSHLRAVFLEYQQMCGRDIEKSIGREMSGDLESGMLAVVKCIKNTPAYFAERLYKAMKGAGTKDKTLIRIMVSRSEVDMLDIRQEYLKNYGKSLYTAISGDTSGDYKKLLLKLCGGSD, from the exons ATGAGCTACCCTGGATAtccccctcaggcaggaggatacccccctcaggcaggaggatATCCCCCACAGGCAGGAGGATACCCACCTCAGCCTGGGGCTTACCCTCCACAACCAGGTGCTTACCCTCCCCAAGCGGGAGGTTACCCCCCACAGCCGGGTGGCTATCCTCCTCAAGCTGGAGGCTACCCACCACAGGCAGGAGGATATCCACCTCAAGCTGGAGGTTACCCACCACAGGCTGGAGGTTACCCACAGGCACCACCTCAAG GCAGCTGGGGTGGAGGGCCTACAGGTGGATATCCCTCCATTGGTCTTGATGGCTTATCCAACCCTGGATACAATCCTGGCATG CCAGGAGGAACCATGCCACCACAACAAAACCAGGGTCCAGCAATGGGTTACCCTGGTCAGCCTGGCCAGCCAATGCCTGGATACCCGGGTGCACCATCACCCAACCCATCCATGCCAGGTTATGGAGGAGCACCAGCACCTATGCCTGGGTACCCAAATGCCCCATCAGCAAATCCATCCATGCCAGCCTATGGTGGAGGAGGAGCCATGCCAATAGCTCCACCTATCAAT AGAGGATTCAGGGGAACAATCAAGGACTTTCCTGGAGCTGACCCTCTCAAAGATGCGGAGGTCCTGAGGAAGGCCATGAAGGGCTTTG GAACTGATGAGCAAGCCATCATTGAGTTGCTCGGGAGTCGGTCCAACAAACAGCGCGTTCCTTTGCTCCGGTCTTACAAAACCGCCTATGGCAAG GATCTGATTAAGGATCTGCACTCAGAACTGTCTGGGGATTTCAGGAAGCTCGTCATGGCCATGCTGAAGACCCCCACTGAGTTTGATGCCTCTGAACTCAACAGTTCCATAAAG GGAGCTGGAACTGATGAGGCCTGTCTAATTGAGATCCTGTCTTCTCGCTCCAATGCTGAAATCAAGGAGATTAACCGTATTTACAAACAAG AATACAAGAAGTCACTGGAGGATTCAATTAGTGGAGACACCTCAGGCCACTTCCGCAGGCTCCTGGTCTCTCTCGCTCAG GGTAATCGGGATGAACGAGAAAATGTCGACATCTCGCTGGCTAAACAAGATGCTCAG GCCCTGTATGCTGCTGGAGAAAACAAACTGGGAACAGATGAGTCCAAATTCAATGCCATTTTATGTGCCAGGAGCAAATCCCATCTCAGAGCAG TGTTCCTGGAGTACCAGCAGATGTGCGGTAGGGATATTGAGAAGAGCATCGGCAGGGAAATGTCTGGCGATCTTGAGAGTGGCATGTTGGCAGTGG tgAAGTGCATTAAAAATACACCTGCATATTTTGCTGAAAGACTCTACAAGGCCATGAAG GGAGCTGGGACAAAAGACAAAACTCTGATCCGGATCATGGTCTCCCGTTCCGAGGTTGACATGCTGGACATTCGCCAGGAGTATTTGAAAAATTACGGCAAGTCTCTGTACACTGCGATCTCT GGAGACACATCAGGAGACTACAAGAAACTCCTACTCAAGCTCTGCGGGGGCAGTGACTGA
- the anxa11a gene encoding annexin A11a isoform X1, translating into MSYPGYPPQAGGYPPQAGGYPPQAGGYPPQPGAYPPQPGAYPPQAGGYPPQPGGYPPQAGGYPPQAGGYPPQAGGYPPQAGGYPQAPPQGSWGGGPTGGYPSIGLDGLSNPGYNPGMANQISGAMGGFPPNTSMFAQVPGGYQPAPQPGGFGGPIPNQQSCGLYPQPGGTMPPQQNQGPAMGYPGQPGQPMPGYPGAPSPNPSMPGYGGAPAPMPGYPNAPSANPSMPAYGGGGAMPIAPPINRGFRGTIKDFPGADPLKDAEVLRKAMKGFGTDEQAIIELLGSRSNKQRVPLLRSYKTAYGKDLIKDLHSELSGDFRKLVMAMLKTPTEFDASELNSSIKGAGTDEACLIEILSSRSNAEIKEINRIYKQEYKKSLEDSISGDTSGHFRRLLVSLAQGNRDERENVDISLAKQDAQALYAAGENKLGTDESKFNAILCARSKSHLRAVFLEYQQMCGRDIEKSIGREMSGDLESGMLAVVKCIKNTPAYFAERLYKAMKGAGTKDKTLIRIMVSRSEVDMLDIRQEYLKNYGKSLYTAISGDTSGDYKKLLLKLCGGSD; encoded by the exons ATGAGCTACCCTGGATAtccccctcaggcaggaggatacccccctcaggcaggaggatATCCCCCACAGGCAGGAGGATACCCACCTCAGCCTGGGGCTTACCCTCCACAACCAGGTGCTTACCCTCCCCAAGCGGGAGGTTACCCCCCACAGCCGGGTGGCTATCCTCCTCAAGCTGGAGGCTACCCACCACAGGCAGGAGGATATCCACCTCAAGCTGGAGGTTACCCACCACAGGCTGGAGGTTACCCACAGGCACCACCTCAAG GCAGCTGGGGTGGAGGGCCTACAGGTGGATATCCCTCCATTGGTCTTGATGGCTTATCCAACCCTGGATACAATCCTGGCATG GCTAACCAGATCTCTGGAGCCATGGGGGGGTTTCCTCCAAACACGTCCATGTTTGCCCAAGTCCCTGGGGGCTACCAACCTGCCCCTCAACCTGGTGGGTTTGGTGGCCCCATCCCTAACCAACAGTCATGTGGCCTGTACCCACAGCCAGGAGGAACCATGCCACCACAACAAAACCAGGGTCCAGCAATGGGTTACCCTGGTCAGCCTGGCCAGCCAATGCCTGGATACCCGGGTGCACCATCACCCAACCCATCCATGCCAGGTTATGGAGGAGCACCAGCACCTATGCCTGGGTACCCAAATGCCCCATCAGCAAATCCATCCATGCCAGCCTATGGTGGAGGAGGAGCCATGCCAATAGCTCCACCTATCAAT AGAGGATTCAGGGGAACAATCAAGGACTTTCCTGGAGCTGACCCTCTCAAAGATGCGGAGGTCCTGAGGAAGGCCATGAAGGGCTTTG GAACTGATGAGCAAGCCATCATTGAGTTGCTCGGGAGTCGGTCCAACAAACAGCGCGTTCCTTTGCTCCGGTCTTACAAAACCGCCTATGGCAAG GATCTGATTAAGGATCTGCACTCAGAACTGTCTGGGGATTTCAGGAAGCTCGTCATGGCCATGCTGAAGACCCCCACTGAGTTTGATGCCTCTGAACTCAACAGTTCCATAAAG GGAGCTGGAACTGATGAGGCCTGTCTAATTGAGATCCTGTCTTCTCGCTCCAATGCTGAAATCAAGGAGATTAACCGTATTTACAAACAAG AATACAAGAAGTCACTGGAGGATTCAATTAGTGGAGACACCTCAGGCCACTTCCGCAGGCTCCTGGTCTCTCTCGCTCAG GGTAATCGGGATGAACGAGAAAATGTCGACATCTCGCTGGCTAAACAAGATGCTCAG GCCCTGTATGCTGCTGGAGAAAACAAACTGGGAACAGATGAGTCCAAATTCAATGCCATTTTATGTGCCAGGAGCAAATCCCATCTCAGAGCAG TGTTCCTGGAGTACCAGCAGATGTGCGGTAGGGATATTGAGAAGAGCATCGGCAGGGAAATGTCTGGCGATCTTGAGAGTGGCATGTTGGCAGTGG tgAAGTGCATTAAAAATACACCTGCATATTTTGCTGAAAGACTCTACAAGGCCATGAAG GGAGCTGGGACAAAAGACAAAACTCTGATCCGGATCATGGTCTCCCGTTCCGAGGTTGACATGCTGGACATTCGCCAGGAGTATTTGAAAAATTACGGCAAGTCTCTGTACACTGCGATCTCT GGAGACACATCAGGAGACTACAAGAAACTCCTACTCAAGCTCTGCGGGGGCAGTGACTGA